The genomic segment GCTGGACATCGAGACCCGTCGCATGCTGGCGGAGGTCGCCGACCGGACGTGCGACCTGTGGCGCTCCGAGGACGCCGGGATGTGGGAGCTCGCGGAGCTTCGGCACTACACCTCATCGAAGATGGGCTGCTGGCAGGCCCTCGGCGACGCGATCCACCTCGCTGAGGCGGGACAGATCGCCGGGAGCCCGGAGCGCTGGCGGGCGGAGCGCGCTCGACTGAAGAGCTGGATCGAGGAGAACTGCTGGTCGGACGACGCCGGGGCGTACACGATGTACCCGGGATCGGATGCGCTGGACGCCTCCGTCCTGCTGCACGCGACGAGCGGGTTCGACCGAGGTGCCCGCATGTCTTCGACGATCGACGCGCTCGCAGCCGATCTGGCCGTGGGTCCGCACCTCTATCGGTACACCGGCGCCAGGGACGAGGAGCTCACGTTCGCCGCGTGCGGCTTCTGGCGGGTCACCGCCCTCGCGTGCGTCGGGCGTATCGACGAGGCGATCGAGCTCATGGACGCCCTGATGGAGGCGACGAACGACGTCGGCCTGCTCGCCGAGATGATCGACGCCGAGGACGGCGCGTTCTGGGGGAACATGCCGCAGGCGTTGAGCCACCTCGCCCTCATCAACGCCGCCCTCACGATCGACGACGTGCGGCGCGACGACCGACCTGATACCTGATCGAGAAGGAGAATCCCATGTCAGACGACCAGTACACGTTCAGCGACCCGACCGAGCTCTACCGCGACAAGAAGCCGCAGGCCCAGCATCAGCCGGAACCGGGGCTCGACGCGCGACTCGAACCGAAGGCGGACCTCGGGGAGACCTCCTACCGAGGGACGGGACGGCTCACCGGCCGCAAAGCGCTCGTCACGGGCGCCGACTCGGGGATCGGCGCGGCTGCCGCGATCGCCTTCGCGCGTGAGGGCGCGGATGTCGTGCTCTCCTACCTGCCCTCCGAGGAACCCGACGCCGCGCGTATCGCCGCGATCATCCGGGACGAGGGCCGTCAGGCGATCACCGTTCCCGGTGATCTCCGCGACTCCGGATACTGCCGCCAGCTCGTCGCCTCGGCCGTCGATGCCATGGGCGGGATCGACATCCTCGTGAACAACGCGGGCAAGCAGATCTACAACGAAGACCTCACCACGCTGAGCGACGAGCAGTTCGACGACACCATGAAGACGAACGTCTACGCGATGTTCTGGCTCACCAAGGCCGCGCTGCCGCACATGCGGCCGGGCTCGACGATCATCAACACCACCTCCCATCAGGCGTACACGCCGTCAGAGATCCTCGTCGACTATGCCACCACCAAGGCCGCGATCAACACCTTCACGAAGGCGCTCGCCCAACAGGTCGCCCCGAAGGGAATCAGGGTCAACGCCGTGGCGCCGGGCCCCATCTGGACGCCGTTGCAGGTGAGCGACGGTCAGCCGCAGGAGAAGATCGCCGAGTTCGGCGAACAGACACCGCTCGGCCGCATGGGGCAGCCGGCAGAGCTCGGACCGGTCTACGTCTTCCTCGCATCCGCCGAGTCCAGCTACGTCAGCGGGGAGACACTCAACGTCAACGGCGGGTCCCCGACTCCGTGATCGGGAGCCGTCTCGACTGTAGGGCGGGTGGGACTTGAACCCACGAATCGTCGGGTTATGAGCCCGCTGCCTTAACCAACTTGGCCACCGCCCCCTGACGGTTCCACTCTATCCGAGCGGTGCGGCCTGCTCATGCGTCCGGAGGTGATCATGGTAGGTCTCCGCGTTGCGGATGAGGTCGGCGCGCTCGGCGTCCGACAACTCCCGTCGCACCTTCGCGGGCACCCCGGCGACGAGCGACCCGTCGGGGACCTCGGTGCCTCCGAGCACGACCGCGCCGCCCGCGATGAGGCATCCACGGCCGATCACTGCGCCGCTGAGCACCACGGCCCCCATTCCGATCAGCGATCCGTCGCCGATCGCGCACCCGTGGACGACGGCATTGTGCCCGATGGACACGTTCGCGCCGATCGTCACGCCATGGCCGCTGTCGACGTGGACCGAGACGTTGTCCTGGACGTTGCTCCCCGGCCCGACGACGATTGCGGCCGAGTCGCCGCGGAGGACGGCGTTGTACCAGACACTCGCTCCCTCGTCGAGCGAGACCTCACCGACGATGCGAGCGCCGTCCGCGACGAAGGCGCTCTCAGCGATGTCCGGAACCCGATCGGAGAGGGCGAGAACCGATGCCGAGGTCGAGATGCTCATGAGGTGAGACTACCCTGACTTCCGCGTGATTTCGCGGAAGGAGCGACCGATAAGCCCAGCCTCAGCTTCCTTGCGGAATGCCCGGGGCTGAGTAGCGTTGTATCCATCAGGCTTCGATTCAGCCGTTCTGGAGGAAGAAAATGAGCAAGGCGCAGACCGTTTCCACCACCGCTAGCGACCCGACCGTCGCCGCCGCCGCGGCGCAGTTCCTCTCCCCCGTCGTCCTCGGGCTCCAGGCGCTGACGATCAACGCGAAGCAGGCGCACTGGCACGTCCGCGGCGCCAACTTCGTCGGCGTCCACGAACTCTTCGACACGATCGTCGCCCACGCGGGCGACTTCGCCGACACCGCCGCGGAGCGCATCGTGGCCCTCGGCCTTCCGATCGACGCACGCGTCGCCGCGGTCGCCACCAAGGGTGCCGGCTCCGAGGTTCCGGCCGGGTTCGCCCAGTCCGATGACCTCATCCGCAACGTCATCGCCGACATCGACGCGATCCTCGTCGACACGAAGGCCGCGATCGACGGTCTCGATGAGGTCGACCTGACCAGCCAGGACGTCGCGATCGAGATCATGCGCGGCCTCGAGAAGGACCGCTGGTTCCTCGTGGCTCACATCGCCGCGTAACGACCGTATACGACAAGAGGCGCCGGAGTGATCCGGCGCCTCTTGTCGTATACGTGCCGTCGAAGCCCTAGTCGCCCGAGGACTCCATCGCCTCTCGCAGCGCGGCGGTGAACTGCGGCGCGAGACTGTCGGCGAAGGTGACCGTCAGGTGATCCTGGTCCCGGTAGACGTTGGCCCCGCCGACCACCGGATAACAGGTGTCCGCGTCGCAGTACACGTCGGTGAAGTCGAGCAGCGTCACGCCGTCCGCGCCTTCCGCCGCCGCACGCAGTGGATCGTTCTCGACGAGGACCTCGGACCGGGCGCCGGTGCATTCGGCGGCGTCGCGCGTCCGCAGGCACTTGTTGGGGTCGGTCTCCCACACGGGGTTGTCGACGACGGTCACGACCGGGATGCCGCGATCGGTCATGGTGGCCCACGCCGCCTGATATCCGGCGACCGCGGCGTCGTAGCTGGAGTCGTATCCGGCGGACGCGTACGGGGTGTTCGAGATGGCCGAGGTGAACACCACGTCGAAGTCGCTGTCCACGAGCTTCTGCCCGACGGCGTCGCGCCAGTCGGAGCAGGCGGCTCCGAACGAACCGGGCGTGGCCAGCGGTGTGGCATTCCACGGGCACGCACCCTTGAAGTACGTCGTGAGGTGCCATCCCTCGCGCTCGGCGATGGCGGCGAAGGTCGCCAGGTACTGATAGGCGTGGCTGTCACCCACGAGCGCCACACGAGGAGCATCCGGCGCGTCGGAGCCGAACTCGCAGGCCACCGGCCGCGAATCGTTCAACTGGATGAAGCACTCCCCCTGGTCAGGGCTGTCCGCGCCTGCGAAGCCCGGTGCAGGAAGGATCGTGTCCGGAGCGGCATCCGCGCACCCCTCCTCGAGGACGCTCGCGGCGCCGAAGCACTCCGGCGGGTTCTCCCGCGCGTCCTCGATCGCCTGGACTCCCTGCTGGTACGACGAGATGTTCGCCGCCCAGCCGCCGGCCGCGACCGCGCCGACGAGCACCATCGCCCCGAGCGACGCCCAGAGCGTGACGCGTGGGCGACGGGAGGTCAGCGGCTTCCACGAACGGACCGGATCCTCCACGAACCGCTTGGTCAACCAGGCGAGGACGAAGCAGATGCCCAGCAGTGCGACACGGTGATAGATGGTCAGCCCCCAGAACGGCACAGAGGGGGCGATGACGATGAGCGGCCAGTGCCACAGGTACAGGCTGTACGAGATGTCACCGGTGAAGCGCATGGGCGGGATCGACAGCAACCGGGTCGGGTACCACCACCGGTCCGTGTTGGATGCCGCGATGATCGCCGCAGCCCCCAACGTCGGGATCAGGGCCATGTACCCGGGGAACACGGTCTGTCCGTCGAACGTGAACGCCGTGTACAGCAGCGCGATGATGCCCGCCCAGCCGAGGACGAAGCTGAGCGCCGCATTGTTCGTGCGCAGGCGCGGGACGAGAGCGATGAGGGCACCGACGCCGAACTGCCACATCCGCGTGAAGGTCACGAAGTACGCCGGGGCGGGATCCGTGATCGTGTAGACGACACAGAAGACGAAGGATGCCACCGAGACGACCCCGATGGCGATCGCCGCGGCACGCAGCCGATCGCCGCGGAGCCACTTCACCGCGACCCACGCCGCCAGGAGCAGCAGCAACGGCCAGATGACGTAGAACTGCTCCTCCAAGCTCAGTGACCAGTAGTGCTGCACGGTCGTGGGCTCGCCGGAGAGCGCCAGATAGTCCGCTGAGCTGAACGCGAGATACCAGTTCTCGACGTAGAAGGTCGCCGCGAGGATCTCGCGGACCTCGGCCGGCATCGCCGAGGTCGGTGTGAGCAGCGGCACCGCAGTGACGATCGCGCAGAACAGGAGCACGAGCAGGGATGCCGGGAGCAGTCGGCGCGCGCGGCGCGCCCAGAACTGGCCGAGGTCGACCCCGCCGGTGGCGGTGAGCTCGCGTGCCAGGTGCGCCGTGATGAGGAACCCGGAGATGACGAAGAAGACGTCGACACCGACGTACCCGCCGCTCAGCCGTCCTGGCCAGAAGTGGTACAGCACGACGAAGAGGACGGCGATCGCACGCAATCCCTGGACGTGCGGGATGAACCGATTGGCTGTGGCGTGCTCCGGGGATCGGTCGCGGCGGAGCCGCGCGCGAGAGAGCGGAGGAGTCTGCGGGGCGGATGTCACCATACGACGGTACCTGGTGCGTCGCAGAAGTCGTGCCACTGCGCCCGCCGTGGCGGGGTCCGTCAGGCCAGGTGCGTGACGCGTCCGGCGAGGACGGTCGCCGACACCGGCATTCGGCGCAGAGTCCCGGCCGACGCGGTGCGCGGGTCTGTCGCGCAGACGACCAGATCGGCAGGCTGGCCGGGGCGCACGCTGCTGCGCGCGCTGGCGGCCAGTGCCTCCGCCAGTGCCAGCCGCTCTTCCGGATGCCAGGGCTCGCGATCGTCCGCGGTACGGTGCACCGCGGCGGAGACGGCCTGCCAGGGATCCAGCGCAGCGACAGGGGCGTCCGAGCCCAGTCGCAGCTCGACGCCGGCGCGCAGGAGTGAGGCCATCGGATATCCGAGCGCGGTCTGGTGTCCCCAGTACTCGTCGACCAGATCCCGATCGTCCACGGCGTGCTGCGGCTGCACGCTCGCGATGAGCCCGAGCCTCGCGATCCGCGCGATGTCGGCGTGGCGCACGAGCTGGGCGTGTTCGATCGTGCCCGAGACACCGGTGGCGGTGACGGCATCCAGCGCCGAGGAGACCGCGCGGTCCCCGATCGCGTGCACCGCGACGCCCAGGCCCGCACCCGCCGCCGTCGTGAGCAGCTCGATGAGGTGGTCCGGCGAGACGTTCATGACGCCGAAGTCCGTGCCGTCGCCCGGATACGGATGCGAGCACGCGGCGGTGCGTGTACCCAGGGAGCCGTCGGTGATCACCTTGAGCGGCCCCATGCGCACGAGCCCGCCGCTGCCGGGCAGCGCCTCTCCCGTGCGCAGCCCCTCGGCGATCGCCCTGTCGAGATCCGAGAGGTAGACGGCGAACTCGATGCGCTGGGAGTCGAACCCGCCGGCCGTCCGCCGGCTCCAGGATTCGGCGTTCCACGCCATGTCGAAATCGACGATGCCGGTGACGCCTCGCGCCGCGGCCGCTGCGCCCGACGCCATGACGGCCCGGTCGCTGTGCTCCGGATCGACGGCGTTGAGCCGCTTGGAGATCTCGAAGGCGTCCTCCTCGCGCAGCATCCCGTCGGGTGAGGAGAACCCCTCACGGCGCAGCGCTGCCGAGTTCAACCAGACGCTGTGCACGTCCGCGTTGATCAGATAGGTCGGCGTCTCACCCGTCGCTGCATCCAGCACTTCTGTGGACGGCGCGTCATCCCACAGCGCATCCCGGAAACCGGTGCCGACCCGTCGACCGTCGGCGAGCGGAGCGACCGAGGCCATCCGCGCCGCCGCCTCGGCGGCCGACGCCACGTCCCCGAGGGGCTCACGCTCGGAGGCCAGCGCCCACTGCACGACGTGGACGTGGTTGTCCCAGAGCCCGGCCACCACGGGAGCGCCGCCCGCATCGATCGACGCACCGTCTACGGGGAGCGCGCCGACCGGCGCGATGTCGACGATCCGCCCGTCGATGATGTGGATGTCCACGGGCTCCCCGTCGGCGAGGTGCTCGCTGCCCGGCCCCACGATCCGCGCGCCGCGGACCGCGACGACCGACTCCCCCACGTTCGTCATCGCCGTGCCGCCTTCGCCGCCATCCTGGCGTCGTGCGCTCGTCGCATCTCCGCGACGAGCGCGGGCTGAGGATGCGCCTCGTCACGGGAGAGCTCGAGGATGACGTTCTCGACGACGTCGTCCGGCTTGTTCTGGCTCAACTTCCGCTTGGCGACCACGCGTGTCGGCGTGAGTCGGAATCCCACCGTTCCCGCCTCCAGACGGCGTACGAATCCCTCATCGTTGGGGGCCGTCCAGATGCCGCGCGGGGAGGGGAACCTGTTCTCGAAGTGATCGACGAGGTGCTCGAGCACGCGCAGGTTCTCCTCGGTGTCCAGGATCTCCGGGACGCCGGACAGGTGCAACGCGATGTAGTTCCAGGTCGGGACAGCGGGGAGATCGCCGTACCAGCCGGGTGAGATGTAGCCGTGCGGCCCCTGGAAGATCAGCAGCAGTTCCTGCTCCGGCTGCCCCAGGCCGATGACGAGGTCATCGGGCCGGCCGACGTGGCCGACCACGGTGAGGTCGTCCCGATCGGGGTCGAGGAGGATCGCATAGTGCGATGCGGTCATCCCGTCGGCGTCCCTGCCCACCAGCGTGGCCCACGGGTTGTCCGCGATGACCCGCCGAAGTTCGGAGACGTCGGTCATCGCGAAAGAGGGGTTCTGGCGCATCCCTTCAGCCTAGATCCGACCCTGTCGATGACCGAACGGCTCACCGCGTCTGTGCGCCAGGGTGAGAATCCCTCTTCCATTCCTCCCACCCCGGGGTGCCCGCCATGAAGGCGTCGACCTCCTCGCGGGTGGCACGCAGCGTGGGGTCGTTCTTCAGGTACTGTCTCGTCTCGCGCGCCACGAGTCCGGACAGCACGAGCAGGCCGATGAGGTTCGGCAGCGCCATGAGTCCGTTCATCGCATCGGAGAACGCCCACACCACGCCCAGCTGGACGGTGCACCCGATGAAGACCACCAGCGAGAAGACGATGCGGAACGGGATCACGGCCCGCCGGCCGAGGAGCCGCTCGATGTTTCGCTCTCCGTAATAGGACCATCCGAGGATCGTCGACCCGGCGAACAGCACGAGCCCGATCGTCACGATGATGTGGCCCCAGTCGCCGGGCAGCCCGTGCGAGAACGCCTCAGCGGTCATCAACGCCGGATTCAGCTGCTCCCCCGTCTCGGGATCGATCTGATTCCACGTGCCGGTGGCGATGATGACGAGGCCGGTGCAGGAGACGACGATGATCGTGTCGATGAAGGTCTGCGTCATCGACACGAGACCCTGACGCACGGGGTGACTCGTCTGCGCCGCCGCGGCGGCGATCGCCGCCGATCCCATCCCCGACTCGTTCGAGAAGATGCCGCGCGCGACACCGAACTGGACCGCGATGATGATCGCGGAGCCTGCGAACCCGCCCACCGCGCTCGTGCCGGTGAACGCCTCGGTGAAGATCTGGGCGAAGGCGGCCGGGAGCGCACCGACGTTCGCGATGAGGATGTAGATCGCGCCGAGCACGTAGAAGACGATCATGATCGGCACAAGACCGGCGGTGACACGGCCGATGGATTTGATGCCGCCGACGAGGACGCTGAGCGCGAAGATCGTCAGAACGATTCCGGTCACCCAGGTGGGGACGGCGAAGCTCGACTCGAGGTTCGTCGCGATCGAATTCCCCTGGGTCATGTTGCCGATGCCGAAGCAGGCGATGACGGCGAAGATCGCGAAGGAGAGCCCGAGGACCTTGCCGACCGGGCCCCGGATGCCGCGCTCCAGGTAGTACTGCGGACCACCGTTCTGCTCGCCGACGGCATCCGTCGTGCGGAAGCGCACACCGAGGAAGGCCTCCGAGTACTTGGAGGCCATGCCGAGCAGTCCGGTGATCCACATCCAGAACAGGGCGCCGGGTCCGCCGATGCCGATGGCGGTCGCGACGCCGACGATGTTGCCGGTGCCGACCGTCGCCGCCAGCGCCGTGGTCAGCGCCTGGAACTGGGAGATGTCGCCGTCGGATCCGGGATCCTTGCGGGTGAACAGGCCGAGCCGCAGCGCGGAGCCGAGGCGGACGAACTGCAGACCGCCGAGCCGGATCGTCAGGTACAGTCCCGTCCCGAGCAGCAGCGGGATGAGGAAGAACGGTCCCCAGATCCAGCCGCTGAAGGTCTCCAATGCGCTCTGCAAGCCGGCGAGGTCCATCATGCTCCTGTCTGCGACGGTACGGACGACCGAACCACCTTACTCACGCCTGGCACTTCGGACACCAGTACAGATTGCGCGCGCCGACCTCCTCGAGCACGATCTGAGTGCCGCAGACACGGCACGGCAAGCCGGCGCGGTGGTACACCCAGTGCCGGTCGTCGCGGCTGGCCATCGCCGCCCTGTGCGCATCCGGCGACAGCCCGTCCATGGTCATCATCTGCCCGGTCTCGACGCCGATCGGCAGCAGTCGTGCCCAGTCGCGCCAGAGCTCGCGTACGACTTCCTCCGGCACCGCCTTGCCAGGGGTATGGGGGTTGAGCCTGGCCCGGTAGAGCATCTCGGCGCGGTAGACGTTGCCGATTCCGGCGACGACCGACTGGTCCATCAGCAGAAGGGCGATCGAGGTGCCCTTCCTGCGCACGGCGGAGACGAAGCGTTCCTCGTTCTCCGCCGGGTCCCCCACCA from the Microbacterium ginsengiterrae genome contains:
- a CDS encoding glucose 1-dehydrogenase; the protein is MSDDQYTFSDPTELYRDKKPQAQHQPEPGLDARLEPKADLGETSYRGTGRLTGRKALVTGADSGIGAAAAIAFAREGADVVLSYLPSEEPDAARIAAIIRDEGRQAITVPGDLRDSGYCRQLVASAVDAMGGIDILVNNAGKQIYNEDLTTLSDEQFDDTMKTNVYAMFWLTKAALPHMRPGSTIINTTSHQAYTPSEILVDYATTKAAINTFTKALAQQVAPKGIRVNAVAPGPIWTPLQVSDGQPQEKIAEFGEQTPLGRMGQPAELGPVYVFLASAESSYVSGETLNVNGGSPTP
- a CDS encoding gamma carbonic anhydrase family protein produces the protein MSISTSASVLALSDRVPDIAESAFVADGARIVGEVSLDEGASVWYNAVLRGDSAAIVVGPGSNVQDNVSVHVDSGHGVTIGANVSIGHNAVVHGCAIGDGSLIGMGAVVLSGAVIGRGCLIAGGAVVLGGTEVPDGSLVAGVPAKVRRELSDAERADLIRNAETYHDHLRTHEQAAPLG
- a CDS encoding Dps family protein — translated: MSKAQTVSTTASDPTVAAAAAQFLSPVVLGLQALTINAKQAHWHVRGANFVGVHELFDTIVAHAGDFADTAAERIVALGLPIDARVAAVATKGAGSEVPAGFAQSDDLIRNVIADIDAILVDTKAAIDGLDEVDLTSQDVAIEIMRGLEKDRWFLVAHIAA
- a CDS encoding acyltransferase family protein; its protein translation is MTSAPQTPPLSRARLRRDRSPEHATANRFIPHVQGLRAIAVLFVVLYHFWPGRLSGGYVGVDVFFVISGFLITAHLARELTATGGVDLGQFWARRARRLLPASLLVLLFCAIVTAVPLLTPTSAMPAEVREILAATFYVENWYLAFSSADYLALSGEPTTVQHYWSLSLEEQFYVIWPLLLLLAAWVAVKWLRGDRLRAAAIAIGVVSVASFVFCVVYTITDPAPAYFVTFTRMWQFGVGALIALVPRLRTNNAALSFVLGWAGIIALLYTAFTFDGQTVFPGYMALIPTLGAAAIIAASNTDRWWYPTRLLSIPPMRFTGDISYSLYLWHWPLIVIAPSVPFWGLTIYHRVALLGICFVLAWLTKRFVEDPVRSWKPLTSRRPRVTLWASLGAMVLVGAVAAGGWAANISSYQQGVQAIEDARENPPECFGAASVLEEGCADAAPDTILPAPGFAGADSPDQGECFIQLNDSRPVACEFGSDAPDAPRVALVGDSHAYQYLATFAAIAEREGWHLTTYFKGACPWNATPLATPGSFGAACSDWRDAVGQKLVDSDFDVVFTSAISNTPYASAGYDSSYDAAVAGYQAAWATMTDRGIPVVTVVDNPVWETDPNKCLRTRDAAECTGARSEVLVENDPLRAAAEGADGVTLLDFTDVYCDADTCYPVVGGANVYRDQDHLTVTFADSLAPQFTAALREAMESSGD
- a CDS encoding amidohydrolase → MTNVGESVVAVRGARIVGPGSEHLADGEPVDIHIIDGRIVDIAPVGALPVDGASIDAGGAPVVAGLWDNHVHVVQWALASEREPLGDVASAAEAAARMASVAPLADGRRVGTGFRDALWDDAPSTEVLDAATGETPTYLINADVHSVWLNSAALRREGFSSPDGMLREEDAFEISKRLNAVDPEHSDRAVMASGAAAAARGVTGIVDFDMAWNAESWSRRTAGGFDSQRIEFAVYLSDLDRAIAEGLRTGEALPGSGGLVRMGPLKVITDGSLGTRTAACSHPYPGDGTDFGVMNVSPDHLIELLTTAAGAGLGVAVHAIGDRAVSSALDAVTATGVSGTIEHAQLVRHADIARIARLGLIASVQPQHAVDDRDLVDEYWGHQTALGYPMASLLRAGVELRLGSDAPVAALDPWQAVSAAVHRTADDREPWHPEERLALAEALAASARSSVRPGQPADLVVCATDPRTASAGTLRRMPVSATVLAGRVTHLA
- a CDS encoding FMN-binding negative transcriptional regulator, with product MRQNPSFAMTDVSELRRVIADNPWATLVGRDADGMTASHYAILLDPDRDDLTVVGHVGRPDDLVIGLGQPEQELLLIFQGPHGYISPGWYGDLPAVPTWNYIALHLSGVPEILDTEENLRVLEHLVDHFENRFPSPRGIWTAPNDEGFVRRLEAGTVGFRLTPTRVVAKRKLSQNKPDDVVENVILELSRDEAHPQPALVAEMRRAHDARMAAKAARR
- a CDS encoding alanine/glycine:cation symporter family protein, yielding MDLAGLQSALETFSGWIWGPFFLIPLLLGTGLYLTIRLGGLQFVRLGSALRLGLFTRKDPGSDGDISQFQALTTALAATVGTGNIVGVATAIGIGGPGALFWMWITGLLGMASKYSEAFLGVRFRTTDAVGEQNGGPQYYLERGIRGPVGKVLGLSFAIFAVIACFGIGNMTQGNSIATNLESSFAVPTWVTGIVLTIFALSVLVGGIKSIGRVTAGLVPIMIVFYVLGAIYILIANVGALPAAFAQIFTEAFTGTSAVGGFAGSAIIIAVQFGVARGIFSNESGMGSAAIAAAAAQTSHPVRQGLVSMTQTFIDTIIVVSCTGLVIIATGTWNQIDPETGEQLNPALMTAEAFSHGLPGDWGHIIVTIGLVLFAGSTILGWSYYGERNIERLLGRRAVIPFRIVFSLVVFIGCTVQLGVVWAFSDAMNGLMALPNLIGLLVLSGLVARETRQYLKNDPTLRATREEVDAFMAGTPGWEEWKRDSHPGAQTR